In Arachis hypogaea cultivar Tifrunner chromosome 17, arahy.Tifrunner.gnm2.J5K5, whole genome shotgun sequence, a single window of DNA contains:
- the LOC114924009 gene encoding pentatricopeptide repeat-containing protein At4g19191, mitochondrial isoform X2, which yields MITYPVAVTVTPFMNRFSNFSILSFWNSNIREAVNGGHAQKALLLFRQMKQTGVTPNGSTFPFVAKACARISCLWNSQMIHAHIAKSCFQSNVFVQTAMVDMYMKCGHLEDAHHVFVGMPTRDIASWNAMLAGFSHRSFVDRFFCLLREMRYSGMHPDSVTVLLLIQSVLELKNPNFVNAVHCFAIRIGVHIDVSVANTLIAVYAKCGDLCSAEIVFDEIGSDVRSVISWNSMIAAYANFEKYDKAVDCYTGMLDCGLLPDISTILNLLSACVQPKALFQGCGQTGSLELGKWIDNYSINKGLKENIVVCNALIDMYAKCGSLNNAKELFYSMANKTIVTWTTLITACALNGDVKDALDLFLVMVQMGMKPNHITFLAVLQACAHGGLLERGLECFNMMTQKYGIRPGIDHYSCMVDLLGRKGQLREALGIIECMPVEPDAGIWSALLSACKLHAKMEMGKYVSERLFQLEPNVAVPYVELANIYASAGMWDGVAAIRRKMKYLQVRKCPGQSIIQVSGKTHIFTVEDRHHPETLYIYDMLDGLTSHSRQAQLTNSCLKISR from the exons ATGATCACCTATCCTGTTGCTGTTACTGTTACACCATTTATGAATCGTTTCTCGAATTTCTCAATTCTTTCCTTCTGGAACTCCAATATAAGAGAAGCTGTGAATGGAGGCCATGCACAAAAAGCCCTACTTCTTTTCCGCCAAATGAAGCAAACTGGGGTTACACCCAACGGTTCTACCTTTCCTTTTGTTGCAAAAGCCTGTGCCAGAATTTCCTGTCTCTGGAACTCCCAAATGATCCATGCACATATTGCCAAATCCTGCTTTCAGTCCAATGTTTTTGTGCAAACCGCAATGGTTGATATGTACATGAAATGTGGTCATTTGGAAGATGCACACCATGTGTTTGTTGGAATGCCCACTAGGGATATTGCTTCTTGGAATGCAATGCTTGCAGGTTTTTCTCACAGGAGTTTTGTTGACAGGTTTTTCTGTCTACTGCGTGAGATGAGGTATAGTGGGATGCATCCTGATTCGGTCACTGTCTTGCTCTTGATTCAGTCTGTTTTGGAATTGAAAAACCCAAATTTTGTGAATGCAGTGCATTGTTTTGCGATTCGAATTGGAGTTCATATCGATGTTTCTGTGGCTAACACTTTGATTGCTGTGTATGCTAAATGTGGTGACTTGTGCTCAGCAGAGATAGTATTTGATGAAATTGGCAGTGATGTTAGGTCTGTTATCTCATGGAATTCTATGATTGCAGCATATGCGAATTTTGAAAAGTATGACAAGGCTGTTGACTGTTATACAGGGATGCTTGATTGTGGGCTTTTGCCTGATATTAGTACAATCCTCAATTTGCTTTCAGCATGTGTGCAACCCAAAGCACTATTTCAAG GTTGTGGTCAAACAGGATCTCTTGAACTTGGAAAATGGATTGATAATTACTCTATTAACAAAGGGTTGAAAGAAAATATTGTAGTTTGTAATGCACTAATTGACATGTATGCAAAGTGTGGAAGTCTAAACAATGCTAAGGAGCTTTTCTATTCTATGGCTAACAAAACTATCGTCACCTGGACAACCCTGATTACTGCTTGTGCTTTGAATGGAGATGTTAAGGATGCTTTGGACCTGTTTCTTGTGATGGTGCAGATGGGAATGAAACCAAACCACATAACATTTCTTGCTGTTCTCCAAGCTTGTGCTCATGGAGGTTTACTTGAAAGAGGATTGGAGTGCTTCAACATGATGACACAAAAGTATGGTATAAGACCCGGTATAGACCATTATTCATGTATGGTTGATCTCCTTGGTCGTAAAGGACAACTGAGAGAAGCTTTAGGAATTATTGAATGTATGCCGGTTGAACCTGATGCTGGCATATGGAGTGCATTGCTGTCTGCATGcaaactacatgctaagatggaGATGGGCAAATACGTCTCAGAGCGGCTATTTCAATTGGAGCCCAATGTGGCAGTTCCTTACGTGGAGTTGGCTAACATATATGCATCAGCTGGGATGTGGGATGGAGTTGCAGCTATAAGAAGAAAGATGAAATATCTTCAAGTGAGAAAATGTCCTGGACAAAGCATTATCCAAGTGAGTGGCAAAACTCATATCTTTACAGTTGAAGATAGACATCACCCtgaaaccttgtatatatatgaCATGCTAGATGGCTTGACTTCTCATTCTAGACAAGCCCAACTaacaaattcatgtcttaaaaTAAGTAGGTAG
- the LOC114924009 gene encoding pentatricopeptide repeat-containing protein At4g19191, mitochondrial isoform X1: MITYPVAVTVTPFMNRFSNFSILSFWNSNIREAVNGGHAQKALLLFRQMKQTGVTPNGSTFPFVAKACARISCLWNSQMIHAHIAKSCFQSNVFVQTAMVDMYMKCGHLEDAHHVFVGMPTRDIASWNAMLAGFSHRSFVDRFFCLLREMRYSGMHPDSVTVLLLIQSVLELKNPNFVNAVHCFAIRIGVHIDVSVANTLIAVYAKCGDLCSAEIVFDEIGSDVRSVISWNSMIAAYANFEKYDKAVDCYTGMLDCGLLPDISTILNLLSACVQPKALFQGLLIHSHGIQLGCDADLCVVNTLISMYSKCGDVHSARLLFDGMSIRTCVSWTVMISGYAEKGYMDEALTLFNTMEATGENPDLVTVLALISGCGQTGSLELGKWIDNYSINKGLKENIVVCNALIDMYAKCGSLNNAKELFYSMANKTIVTWTTLITACALNGDVKDALDLFLVMVQMGMKPNHITFLAVLQACAHGGLLERGLECFNMMTQKYGIRPGIDHYSCMVDLLGRKGQLREALGIIECMPVEPDAGIWSALLSACKLHAKMEMGKYVSERLFQLEPNVAVPYVELANIYASAGMWDGVAAIRRKMKYLQVRKCPGQSIIQQTFGY; the protein is encoded by the coding sequence ATGATCACCTATCCTGTTGCTGTTACTGTTACACCATTTATGAATCGTTTCTCGAATTTCTCAATTCTTTCCTTCTGGAACTCCAATATAAGAGAAGCTGTGAATGGAGGCCATGCACAAAAAGCCCTACTTCTTTTCCGCCAAATGAAGCAAACTGGGGTTACACCCAACGGTTCTACCTTTCCTTTTGTTGCAAAAGCCTGTGCCAGAATTTCCTGTCTCTGGAACTCCCAAATGATCCATGCACATATTGCCAAATCCTGCTTTCAGTCCAATGTTTTTGTGCAAACCGCAATGGTTGATATGTACATGAAATGTGGTCATTTGGAAGATGCACACCATGTGTTTGTTGGAATGCCCACTAGGGATATTGCTTCTTGGAATGCAATGCTTGCAGGTTTTTCTCACAGGAGTTTTGTTGACAGGTTTTTCTGTCTACTGCGTGAGATGAGGTATAGTGGGATGCATCCTGATTCGGTCACTGTCTTGCTCTTGATTCAGTCTGTTTTGGAATTGAAAAACCCAAATTTTGTGAATGCAGTGCATTGTTTTGCGATTCGAATTGGAGTTCATATCGATGTTTCTGTGGCTAACACTTTGATTGCTGTGTATGCTAAATGTGGTGACTTGTGCTCAGCAGAGATAGTATTTGATGAAATTGGCAGTGATGTTAGGTCTGTTATCTCATGGAATTCTATGATTGCAGCATATGCGAATTTTGAAAAGTATGACAAGGCTGTTGACTGTTATACAGGGATGCTTGATTGTGGGCTTTTGCCTGATATTAGTACAATCCTCAATTTGCTTTCAGCATGTGTGCAACCCAAAGCACTATTTCAAGGTCTGCTAATTCATTCTCATGGGATTCAGTTAGGTTGTGATGCTGATTTGTGTGTGGTGAATACTCTTATTTCTATGTATTCCAAGTGTGGGGATGTTCATTCTGCAAGATTATTGTTTGATGGCATGTCTATCAGAACTTGTGTTTCATGGACTGTAATGATTAGTGGGTATGCGGAGAAAGGATATATGGATGAGGCGTTAACCTTGTTTAATACAATGGAAGCAACAGGTGAAAATCCAGATTTAGTTACTGTGCTTGCTTTGATTTCAGGTTGTGGTCAAACAGGATCTCTTGAACTTGGAAAATGGATTGATAATTACTCTATTAACAAAGGGTTGAAAGAAAATATTGTAGTTTGTAATGCACTAATTGACATGTATGCAAAGTGTGGAAGTCTAAACAATGCTAAGGAGCTTTTCTATTCTATGGCTAACAAAACTATCGTCACCTGGACAACCCTGATTACTGCTTGTGCTTTGAATGGAGATGTTAAGGATGCTTTGGACCTGTTTCTTGTGATGGTGCAGATGGGAATGAAACCAAACCACATAACATTTCTTGCTGTTCTCCAAGCTTGTGCTCATGGAGGTTTACTTGAAAGAGGATTGGAGTGCTTCAACATGATGACACAAAAGTATGGTATAAGACCCGGTATAGACCATTATTCATGTATGGTTGATCTCCTTGGTCGTAAAGGACAACTGAGAGAAGCTTTAGGAATTATTGAATGTATGCCGGTTGAACCTGATGCTGGCATATGGAGTGCATTGCTGTCTGCATGcaaactacatgctaagatggaGATGGGCAAATACGTCTCAGAGCGGCTATTTCAATTGGAGCCCAATGTGGCAGTTCCTTACGTGGAGTTGGCTAACATATATGCATCAGCTGGGATGTGGGATGGAGTTGCAGCTATAAGAAGAAAGATGAAATATCTTCAAGTGAGAAAATGTCCTGGACAAAGCATTATCCAA
- the LOC112766105 gene encoding uncharacterized protein — translation MLQSPGHSPLHLSSPSPSPSLQNPNPNTSTSSSSAAIAPRLPPKNPTVLDEDTYVEALEKIIERDYFPDISKLRDRLDWLEAIKTGDPVQIRDAQLKIIERRRGGSDVPKVTGSEFRSTVTPGSTFMRNFTPFDEFDGKTPKTQRFDIGDEENNKSDGGGGGGVDTSLGLDQFLWRYTSEDNHSFSKILEKVNRKRKERVGYLTEGENKDDVEGIEDAKRERITDGYGTSYQPPSTLEGWNYTAKNLLMYHPADKGEVPLTEEERAVRIKGMTKEISRANTRFHGKTLDSRPRDDGTVEVLYTPVAGATPAPMSLREGDKLKKYDLEDLRKTPNPFYMESAKKAENGYSFVKTPSPAPGVDESPFITWGEIEGTPLRLDPEETPIDIGGSADGPHYKIPSAPARDAKAHSLSREAARKIRERSKMFQKPPLASPVRGGSASPSMRTLSPAAQKFVRNAIAKSSTSVDESLRASYRGSSPALATPRSVSRSVSRFGRDGSTVSRSPSVREGSNPPW, via the coding sequence ATGCTTCAATCACCAGGCCACTCGCCCCTCCACCTCTCTTCCCCAtccccttctccctctctgcaaaaccctaaccctaacactTCAACTTCGTCATCTTCTGCAGCAATCGCACCCAGACTCCCTCCCAAGAACCCCACAGTACTCGATGAAGATACGTACGTTGAAGCCCTCGAGAAGATCATCGAACGCGACTACTTTCCCGACATCTCCAAGCTCCGAGATCGCCTCGATTGGCTCGAAGCCATCAAGACCGGTGATCCAGTCCAAATCCGTGACGCCCAGCTCAAGATCATCGAGCGCCGCCGTGGTGGCTCCGACGTTCCTAAGGTAACCGGTTCTGAATTTAGATCCACTGTCACCCCTGGCTCCACTTTCATGAGAAATTTCACACCTTTTGATGAATTCGATGGTAAAACACCCAAGACCCAACGTTTTGATATTGGTGATGAAGAGAATAATAAGagcgatggtggtggtggtggtggggttGATACTTCTTTGGGGCTTGATCAGTTTTTGTGGAGGTATACGAGTGAGGATAATCACAGCTTCTCGAAGATTCTGGAGAAGGTGAATAGGAAGAGGAAAGAGAGGGTTGGGTATTTGACGGAAGGTGAGAACAAAGACGATGTGGAAGGTATCGAGGATGCTAAGAGAGAGAGGATAACTGACGGGTATGGAACATCTTATCAGCCTCCTAGTACATTGGAGGGATGGAACTATACGGCAAAGAATCTGTTGATGTATCATCCTGCTGATAAGGGTGAGGTTCCATTGACTGAAGAGGAAAGAGCTGTTAGAATTAAGGGCATGACAAAGGAGATAAGTCGTGCAAATACTAGGTTCCATGGTAAAACATTGGATTCTAGGCCAAGAGATGATGGAACTGTTGAGGTGTTGTATACACCTGTTGCCGGTGCTACTCCTGCCCCAATGTCTCTTAGGGAAGGGGACAAGTTAAAGAAGTATGATCTTGAAGATTTGAGGAAGACTCCTAACCCGTTCTATATGGAATCTGCAAAGAAGGCTGAGAATGGCTATAGCTTTGTTAAGACTCCTTCTCCTGCGCCGGGTGTTGATGAATCCCCGTTTATCACTTGGGGAGAGATAGAAGGGACACCGTTGAGGTTGGACCCAGAGGAAACTCCAATTGATATTGGTGGTAGTGCAGATGGACCACATTATAAGATTCCTTCAGCGCCTGCTAGAGATGCAAAAGCGCATTCCCTTTCTAGGGAGGCTGCAAGGAAGATTAGGGAGAGGTCGAAGATGTTTCAAAAACCGCCATTGGCTTCGCCTGTTAGAGGTGGAAGTGCTAGTCCAAGCATGCGGACGCTTTCTCCCGCCGCTCAGAAGTTTGTAAGGAATGCAATTGCAAAGTCCTCAACCTCAGTTGATGAATCGCTTCGCGCAAGTTATCGTGGTTCCAGTCCTGCCTTGGCTACTCCTAGAAGTGTTAGTAGAAGTGTGTCAAGGTTTGGTAGGGATGGGAGTACTGTTTCTAGGTCTCCATCTGTTAGAGAGGGTTCTAATCCTCCTTGGTAA
- the LOC112766106 gene encoding WRKY transcription factor 1 isoform X1 translates to MEAVTVVPMVSSEETADHNVPYAIPLQRASPHSDITESQGIHGAETSSSKQKEETSIPSAVAQNKVKDSDVTASALQSDRQRSTHIAASVEKLVQSPDTPFREKRHPSQSGHDSPSIIRERVSKDGYNWRKYGQKNVKGNEFIRSYYKCTHPNCQAKKQLEQSNDGQITDSICIGQHNHPRPQSNITKPVGPVLPVLEEGLDKPRVANVEVEDKSLNEHASVPQQMKFSHSLQITNVPAADLMKAAHSQLTTANDEVHNNDYPDSKRQRIDDSNIEVSVADKSTCASRVVVQTSSEVDFVNDGYRWRKYGQKLVKGNANPRSYYRCSSPGCPVKKHVERASHDSKVVITTYEGQHDHEIPPGRTVTHNAATNAQTTTINGKPGTNSVSNPVSTDTRGSRSNEKVNGNSITKSEAGKSPESKLNGQQQQKNENAVAKQDYVGANITCQSNSEDPCRSKSNEQPKDDVETKSEGKNGSPNVVVVHDTPGQEGQLKKQSASDAEAV, encoded by the exons ATGGAAGCAGTGACAGTTGTTCCCATGGTTTCCTCAGAAGAAACTGCAGATCACAATGTTCCTTATGCTATACCACTGCAGAGAGCAAGTCCTCATAGTGATATTACAGAATCACAAGGGATTCATGGAGCTGAAACCTCTTCGTCCAAGCAAAAGGAAGAAACAAGTATTCCTTCTGCTGTGGCTCAAAACAAAGTGAAGGATTCTGATGTTACTGCTTCTGCATTGCAATCAGATCGACAACGAAGCACACACATTGCAGCATCAGTTGAAAAACTTGTGCAGAGCCCTGATACACCTTTCCGTGAAAAACGTCATCCATCACAATCTGGTCATGACAGTCCCTCAATAATACGTGAAAGGGTATCAAAAGATGGGTATAACTGGCGAAAATATGGCCAGAAAAATGTTAAAGGGAATGAATTTATAAGGAGCTATTACAAGTGTACGCATCCGAACTGCCAGGCAAAGAAACAGCTAGAGCAGTCAAACGATGGCCAGATCACAGATTCCATTTGCATTGGTCAGCATAATCATCCTAGGCCTCAATCCAACATCACAAAGCCTGTTGGTCCTGTTCTTCCTGTTCTTGAAGAAGGACTAGACAAGCCCCGTGTTGCCAATGTAGAAG TTGAAGACAAATCATTGAATGAGCATGCAAGTGTACCTCAACAGATGAAGTTTTCACACTCGCTTCAGATTACAAATGTTCCTGCAGCTGATCTGATGAAAGCTGCACATTCACAACTGACCACAGCAAATGACGAGGTTCACAACAATGACTATCCTGACTCAAAACGGCA GAGGATAGACGATAGTAATATTGAAGTCAGTGTAGCTGACAAGTCAACTTGTGCGTCTCGTGTTGTCGTTCAAACTTCAAGTGAGGTTGATTTTGTAAATGATGGGTACCGTTGGCGCAAATATGGTCAGAAACTAGTTAAAGGAAATGCAAATCCCAG AAGTTATTATCGATGCTCTAGTCCCGGATGCCCTGTCAAAAAGCATGTGGAAAGGGCCTCTCATGATTCAAAAGTTGTAATAACTACCTATGAGGGACAACATGATCATGAAATCCCGCCTGGAAGGACTGTCACTCATAATGCAGCTACAAATGCTCAAACAACAACCATTAATGGCAAGCCAGGAACCAATTCTGTATCAAATCCTGTTTCTACAGATACAAGAGGAAGCAGATCAAatgagaaagtaaatggcaactCAATTACTAAATCAGAGGCTGGTAAGAGTCCTGAAAGTAAATTAAATgggcaacaacaacaaaaaaatgaaaatgcagTTGCCAAACAGGATTATGTTGGTGCTAACATCACATGCCAATCAAATTCTGAAGATCCATGTCGATCAAAATCAAACGAACAGCCGAAAGATGACGTAGAAACTAAATCAGAAGGAAAGAACGGATCCCCTAATGTGGTTGTTGTTCATGATACTCCTGGTCAAGAAGGTCAACTCAAGAAGCAATCAGCATCTGATGCAGAAGCTGTCTAG
- the LOC112766106 gene encoding WRKY transcription factor 1 isoform X2: MVSSEETADHNVPYAIPLQRASPHSDITESQGIHGAETSSSKQKEETSIPSAVAQNKVKDSDVTASALQSDRQRSTHIAASVEKLVQSPDTPFREKRHPSQSGHDSPSIIRERVSKDGYNWRKYGQKNVKGNEFIRSYYKCTHPNCQAKKQLEQSNDGQITDSICIGQHNHPRPQSNITKPVGPVLPVLEEGLDKPRVANVEVEDKSLNEHASVPQQMKFSHSLQITNVPAADLMKAAHSQLTTANDEVHNNDYPDSKRQRIDDSNIEVSVADKSTCASRVVVQTSSEVDFVNDGYRWRKYGQKLVKGNANPRSYYRCSSPGCPVKKHVERASHDSKVVITTYEGQHDHEIPPGRTVTHNAATNAQTTTINGKPGTNSVSNPVSTDTRGSRSNEKVNGNSITKSEAGKSPESKLNGQQQQKNENAVAKQDYVGANITCQSNSEDPCRSKSNEQPKDDVETKSEGKNGSPNVVVVHDTPGQEGQLKKQSASDAEAV; this comes from the exons ATGGTTTCCTCAGAAGAAACTGCAGATCACAATGTTCCTTATGCTATACCACTGCAGAGAGCAAGTCCTCATAGTGATATTACAGAATCACAAGGGATTCATGGAGCTGAAACCTCTTCGTCCAAGCAAAAGGAAGAAACAAGTATTCCTTCTGCTGTGGCTCAAAACAAAGTGAAGGATTCTGATGTTACTGCTTCTGCATTGCAATCAGATCGACAACGAAGCACACACATTGCAGCATCAGTTGAAAAACTTGTGCAGAGCCCTGATACACCTTTCCGTGAAAAACGTCATCCATCACAATCTGGTCATGACAGTCCCTCAATAATACGTGAAAGGGTATCAAAAGATGGGTATAACTGGCGAAAATATGGCCAGAAAAATGTTAAAGGGAATGAATTTATAAGGAGCTATTACAAGTGTACGCATCCGAACTGCCAGGCAAAGAAACAGCTAGAGCAGTCAAACGATGGCCAGATCACAGATTCCATTTGCATTGGTCAGCATAATCATCCTAGGCCTCAATCCAACATCACAAAGCCTGTTGGTCCTGTTCTTCCTGTTCTTGAAGAAGGACTAGACAAGCCCCGTGTTGCCAATGTAGAAG TTGAAGACAAATCATTGAATGAGCATGCAAGTGTACCTCAACAGATGAAGTTTTCACACTCGCTTCAGATTACAAATGTTCCTGCAGCTGATCTGATGAAAGCTGCACATTCACAACTGACCACAGCAAATGACGAGGTTCACAACAATGACTATCCTGACTCAAAACGGCA GAGGATAGACGATAGTAATATTGAAGTCAGTGTAGCTGACAAGTCAACTTGTGCGTCTCGTGTTGTCGTTCAAACTTCAAGTGAGGTTGATTTTGTAAATGATGGGTACCGTTGGCGCAAATATGGTCAGAAACTAGTTAAAGGAAATGCAAATCCCAG AAGTTATTATCGATGCTCTAGTCCCGGATGCCCTGTCAAAAAGCATGTGGAAAGGGCCTCTCATGATTCAAAAGTTGTAATAACTACCTATGAGGGACAACATGATCATGAAATCCCGCCTGGAAGGACTGTCACTCATAATGCAGCTACAAATGCTCAAACAACAACCATTAATGGCAAGCCAGGAACCAATTCTGTATCAAATCCTGTTTCTACAGATACAAGAGGAAGCAGATCAAatgagaaagtaaatggcaactCAATTACTAAATCAGAGGCTGGTAAGAGTCCTGAAAGTAAATTAAATgggcaacaacaacaaaaaaatgaaaatgcagTTGCCAAACAGGATTATGTTGGTGCTAACATCACATGCCAATCAAATTCTGAAGATCCATGTCGATCAAAATCAAACGAACAGCCGAAAGATGACGTAGAAACTAAATCAGAAGGAAAGAACGGATCCCCTAATGTGGTTGTTGTTCATGATACTCCTGGTCAAGAAGGTCAACTCAAGAAGCAATCAGCATCTGATGCAGAAGCTGTCTAG